The stretch of DNA caTATTTCAATAATTGTTTGTTTGATCAAAGATCATTTAGCTACATGTTGATACGCCAATATGTAATTAAAGATCGTAAAGACTGTGTTTCCTACAAAAAATTATGTTTATCAatcaattttctttatttatagaGGGTAAAACATTATAACAGTATTCCGTTTTTGACGAGTCATCGACGGGCTTGACGTTGAGAATCGAAGAGGGGACAACAATACTACTCAATAGCACACATTACGGGAAAACATGGACTTACGAATAACAACGACAATTTAGATAAAAGCGGCATTCAAAGCAGCACCGTTCGTAAAGTCTACTAGATCGTGATTGAACTCCAAGCGCGAACGGAGCTTTTGTTGTCTCGTTTTTCTAGCTGTTCTCGTCGTCTCAATAGGACGATTCCATCAGGACGATGTAGTGCGATACGACGGGCTTCGCTTATCAAGTAAGAGTACCAGGGTACGAACCCGGGTCAGGTCAACCTTGCTCGCTGTATTGGGGACTGTGTATCCCTCGTGGCTCGGATGACTACGTTAAATGGCGGTCCCGTCTCGCAAAAACCTAGCTAACCAACCTGTTATTGTGGGACGTAAAAAGCAACTACTGAAGAAGGCAGAGTCCATCTTCAGTGTCTGTATTTGGCCGCATGGCCAAAAGGGGCATTAACATGCTAACACTCTCTCGTCCATGTAACCTGCGCGGCAGCACAGGGCGCCTTATAAAGCAGTCCGAATAAGACTCGTATAATGTAAATCCAGAGTAATGGCTGCAATTCTGGATAAAGTCGGCCCAGCTTTCTTTCCCTTTCCTTTCCTGACTAAACCTCCACAATCCTTCAATGTCAGttttaatcttttttaaaattcaaagTGTCCCTGGTGATCTAAAATTGATTACCTCCGCAATATCCCCACTTCTGGTCTAGATCGAAGCTGTACGTCGTCGCGCACCAAGGTTTTCCTTTGCTGTCTCTGATGCACTTATGGTGAACTTCACTTATGTAGATGAATGGAAAGTGGCAGCAGTCACCGCCAGCAGTACCTCCATGCGCCACGTTACAATCTAATACAAACAGAAACATGTAAGACAGTTAAACCACTTTATAATCAACCAACAAAACAAATCGCTGCCATATTACGACGCCAGTTTTTTTCTGGTTGTTTAGTTGCTTTGGTTATTTTATACTGCAAAAAAAACGATGGACTCCCAAACACCTCCGCTGGCAAGGAGAAACTATTCACTGACCCCAGAACTGAGCGATATCTCAGAGGCGATTCAAGTGGCTGCTCACATTGAGCTGGGCTCAGGGCGAAGACAAGAAAATCGAGCCGGGTTTTGGCGCGTATGTGAACGGAGATATTTTAACGAATAGAATACACATACAGAACGGCATTAAGGAAACTCGTGTTACCAGTGCGAATCTTCCTCGATAAAATTGACTAAATCCGCCGCGCGTTAAAAAACACGGCGGCGTAGTTGAGAGAGGTCGGACTTAATAGTGTGGCAATAAGCGCGGTAGAGGTGAAGAACCGACAACGCTTCAATAAAAACGAGATTGTTGAGAGGAAAGATGTCTTTAAGACGCCACACGAAGTATGCAGTCATTGCGGTCGTACGGGGCTTAAAGCTGCTAAGCTCGCGGCCAGATCTGCAATTCTTGCGGCAAACTCAACCATTCTGTAGCCGTTGTTGCGGCACTAGGCAACGAGGATCAAAGCCGAAACCTCCTGTAAGCGTAGTCTAAGAAGAAGAAGAGTCGGAAGGGTGCATGTTGGTGGAAGAATTAACATTCTGTCAATCCTGGACGTTTCCGACCATGGGCATCGATGAATATATGGAAAAAGACACAATCAAGCCAGACAACCCAAATACAGCAGGAGTGGTTTCCTCTCAAGACGTTAAACCGATTGTGCGGGTCACCAGAAAAAGCATACTCAAGCAGTTTCCAGAAGTGTTCTCCGAGGGAGTCGGCAAATTCAGTAGAATTTTAATTCGACTCGACTTTTGATCCAGTACAACCCCTACCGCGAAGTTTTCCTGAGACCCTAAgagaaaagctaaaaaaaggaGCTCGACAAGCTTACCGGTCAAGGCATCCTGGCCCGAGTcacaacaccaacaccttAGAGGAGCTCCATGGTGGCTGCAGTCGAACGGGAAATTAAGACTTTACTTCGAACCGGAAGACATAAATAAGGCAATACAAAGATAGCAAAACCTCCTACCAACGGGGCTTCGTGGGACAAGCCCTTGACAAAGGTGAACGTGCTTTTGGCACGTGGCACTCAATGACCAAATCGTCGTGTCTGATCACATTCAATACACCCTTTTAAAGGTGTATTAAAGTCTTTGGATACGGGAAGACGACGGTTCCTTAGAGAGTAAGGTTTAAAGCTGGACATCGACATATACTACATTTGCTACGTGGAAACAGGAAAATGTCTAAAGTCCACCCTACGAACAAGACAGGCGTACAGAGATTACTAGGTCTGGCACAGTACCTTAGCAAGTTTCTTGCTCATCTGTCAGAGATAACAAAGCCACTCCGTGAGTTGACACTGCCTGAGGTGTAATGGACCTGGGACGCACACCAATAGAGCGCTTTGGAACAGCCGAAGGAAGAAGTACTATCAAAAAGCCAGTCCTAAGATACTATAACCTTGCGAATGAAGTAATTCTGCAGACCCTCTTTGGTGAAACAGATCCGTCATCATGTCGATTGGACGGAAAAGTGAAGAAAACTTTTAACAGCGACGTCTCTGGATCCGATTGGATGTCTAGAGAATATGTataaaagtaaaacagtaGTCGGAAGATTCAAACGTTTCGGACTTTACTTGCAGTCCTTCATCAGGGCGGCCACGCGATGACACCTAGTAGGAGCCTGGAGCGACATACACGTATAGATGGGTCGATGGAAACACAGGGAACCTGCATGAGGTACCAGAAAAACCGAGTCGCATAGCTACATAATATTTCTATTCCTTTTGAGCTCCGCAGTGCTTATGCTTACGTGGACAGAAGCCCCAGTCTTTGTCGTTGTCATAGTTGTTGGTAGTAGCGCACCATCTGAAGTTTCTCTCGGTGCGGATGCACCTGTTCTGTTCAACTCCCTTGTATGTGAATGGAAAAGAGCAACACGCGCCATTTGAATTTCCCTCGTGTGTTGGCATACAGCCTGgaatagaaatgaaaaaaggGTTATTTCTTACTGAAATATTTGATTGCGTTTCGCGTTCGCGTAGGAACGTTTTGTTCGTGATTTTTGATGTTTATATtcgtgttgttttttatttgtgtttttgtttatgcAATTGTTTGCGTCGGTGTCGTgtggctgttgttgttgttgttgttgttgttgttgttttatttatacataTTGTTTATGTTGTGTTTATGTCGCCTTACCAGCTGGTATGATGataactgaaataaaaaagaaagaaaatttttATATGAGGTTCTAACTCTTTTAAAAAGAAAGAGTAACAGCATTATCATTTAACGACACCAGGGGGTCATAGGTGTGGACAATCAATTCCCCACATTCTTGTATTAAATTCGTTTCACGGCGTTTTCGTGAATCAGGCTATTTTAAGACGCAcgaattagccaatcagatgcgaCCCATGTGTCGAATctttggctgagctcaactgcacgcgccGTCTCAAACAAAAAGCAATGTACTTTGACTTTCGTTGCTCTCTCTTTCAATGTGTATTTATAAATCCAACTCTGCCTACGACTATAGATAAAGCTTGTAATTCCTTTGAGAAACAAACCAAAATCGACGGATGATGGATCCCTGGGTAGGAAGCCTAAAGGGTTGGAAAAAAAGGGAGACGGAAAACGAGGCATGCGCTCCATTCTCTCCTGGCATGCAGGGGTCTGTCCCTAATCTTCCCCAGCCCTTTGCCTTTGCATGCTACGCACGCTGGATGATGGATAAAAAACTATTCCTTAACTGTAATTTTCACGTGCAGCCTCACGTTACTTACGCGCGTGACCAGCGTCAACGTAGTTGTTTGGCTCGTGTGCGCGAGTCTAGAAATAGCCCGATTAACCCATCCATTACTATTGGGCATAGACGTCTTTCAAAAGCAAatccaagcaatgtaatatAATTGAgtgttgtcaaaatatcaaccttgttTTCTGACCAACTCGtgaacaaatgcttaaactcaATTTCTCACCAAAAAACCCACAATATTCCGGCGCAATAAacacaagcaaacacagattaATTTACAAGTGGGTACCTTTATTGGGCTCcatcaggtcccattttacagccatcAGCCACAATTATTAAAGTTAACATCTCTATAACAATTGAGCTGACATTTTAGGCCCCTTAACATACCTGCACCGAATCATGTATGTTTTTTACACAGAGGCGGGTAAACTCCTCCCACATTCTCAGTTTTTTTAAACACTCTTTGTCCTAAAGCCAAGAAAAACATtaccaggtccaaggaacccagaataagccagaaaacaatttttgaataaggttgggtggCAATGTTCCACATTGGTGAGTAAGATACCATTCACTAGAATTCCTTTCTTACTCTGTGAAGCCcggacaaggaattatcccatttaatctacctcagcgtgcaaacatccttaagcacagcattaatttgCCCCAAtgatgatgtcctaaggcacccTTCAGAtatgaaaaagctgtaattttgaAGCAAATCGTAAGAAAAACTGTTGTCAGCAACAGGCCGTAacagtgccgtcgctagacTGAAGAGACATcgccgcagtgcattgttggaaacatgccgtcttgggtcagcggtagctaaACTTTACCAGTAGTGTTGGAAATGGAATATGgaggaggtttctgttttcaatctgtttttctCACAAATTTGTTCAAATGTAATCAGGAGTTAACCGGTTAACGAAAACGCCCTGCCACTAACGTAATACAAATGATTGCCCCTACCGTTTGCCCATACTCTCCCCGTGCTCATAGTTTAAATTAGTAGAATTGATCAGCTCACATACCTGCCGAAGGGAGAGATAAAGACGTCGTAGTCTGCACAGGTGGGGGCGATGGCAGTAGAGGGGACGTTGGTGGCGACGAGACTGGTGTAGCAGCTATAGGCGGAGGCAAGGCCGAGgtaggagggggtggggtagggcGTGTAGTGGAGGCCGGTGTGGTGGGTGTGGTAGGTGCCGTAGGTCGAGTGGTCTGTatcggtggtggtggtggtggaagtggtggtggtggtggcggtggtggctCGGGTGCTAGCGGAGGTAGCGGTGGTGGTGCTGGTGTAGCTGGTTTTGGTGTTGTCGGTGTTGTCGGCGGTGCTGTTGCTGCAAAGACACAAAGATCATAATTGGCACAGAAAGTACTCGAAAAATACAGCCCGAGTCGTTTGTCTTGATGATCGACGTGATTAGCGTATGTCCCTCAGACGCAATGATACTTCAAAGCTTTTAATGAAactaaaattactttttgCTTTAGTAAAAAATTTACGAGCGCATTTAAAGATCTTGGGTCTTTGGATCTACTTTCTTTTGCTTGAGACTACGCGTTCTATATTCCTTCACATTTGTGCTAGGTAATAGTATTCGTTAATGTCTAACTCGTTTTCGGGCCATAGTAATACTTTTCAATGACCTCATTTTCGGGACAACAGTTATACTCGTTAATAATGACTTACTCGTTTTCGGGTTCTTAGACACGATCACAACGACTTGCATGGCAAAAATACATCTCTCAGCGATGACTACCGAAACAGCTTTCCTACCATTCAGTAAAAGGTTATACACATTTGACGGGTCGATGGCGTTAAAAGTTATCTTGATCATTGTATTCCCTATAATATCTCTGAGCTGTGGAAATGTCTCAGTTACAACGTTCTTCTGCTGTGTGTTTGAAGCCGGCTTGGCAATGGCCCTCAAAACTTGTTCCACATTTGTTTTCTTGACAGGCTTTTGCTCGTGCTTTTTTACTTGTGATGTATAAGTTGAATGTCTTCTTTGACCGGAAACCTTACGGACTTGATCATGTGATGTCGTTCTCTGGGGCACATTGCTCTTGGAAGCATCTCCGTCTTTTATCCGTTTTCGAATGTTTGTATTGGACGAATGGATCTTCCTTCCTGCATTTTTGTACCGGTGGTTACAGGGGATAACATTACGTATCGTCCTCTTATTCCCGTGAACTCTTGCATCTCTACCCATATTTGTCTTCTTTTCAAATGCTTCTTTTACCACATCTCCATTGTCCAAAGTCCCTTTAGGTGCAGTACCGGTGGCTTTAGGCATTAGGAATTTCAGCTCAAAAACTTTGCCGTAGACGTAGTAACCTTGTGGTTTTAGGTTTGAGAGGAGTGTGAAAGGTATACCGGCATCGTTGATAAATTCCATCCTTAAACAGACCACTTAGAAGAAAAAATGCAACATATTAGATCATTAGTCATCAGTGTGATATTGTCGTTTTAATATTTGTGCACCATAGTGTAATATGGCCAGGTTAGGTTTATAAAGGCATTGGGCATCCTTTGTAGTGTATCATCATTGTGATCAGGGGTTATCCAACGCTTGCCAGTTGGTATTTCATGTAGCTATCAATTTGGTTAGGATCAGGGGTGGGGTCGGGGTTGCGGTTGcggttagggttggggttgcGACTGCGGTTattgttagggttggggttagggttgcgGTTgcggttggggttggggttgcgATTGcggttagggttggggttagggttagggttagggttagggttagggttagggttagggttggggttggggttggggttggggttagggttagggttagggttggggttagggttagggttggggttagggttagggttagggttagggttagggttaggggttagggttagggttagggttagggttggggttggggttggggttggggttagggttagggttagggttggggttagggttagggttggggttagggttagggttagggttagggttagggttagggttagggttagggttagggttagggttagggttagggttagggttagggttagggttagggttagggttagggttagggttggggttggggttggggttggggttagggttagggttagggttggggttggggttagggttagggttggggttagggttagggttagggttagggttagggttaggggttagggttagggttagggttagggttaggggttagggttagggttagggttagagttagggttagggttagggttagggttagggttagggttggccTTGCCGTCAgtgttagggttggggttggggttagagttggggttagggttggggttagggttagagttagggttagggttagggttagggttagggttagggttggccTTGCCGTCAgtgttagggttggggttggggttagagttggggttagggttagggttagggttggggttagggttggggaTGCGGTTGCGGTTGCGGTTGCGGTTGCGGTTAGAgctggggttagggttggggttggggttggggttgggg from Nematostella vectensis chromosome 8, jaNemVect1.1, whole genome shotgun sequence encodes:
- the LOC5504218 gene encoding uncharacterized protein LOC5504218 produces the protein MFRNGKRISTLPSKYSILLAILCVYEALTEQDTQPYAPAPAPEPLMLVKVAAKAGAHAGATLGQKEAAEKGALAGAYAGERAGMKAGAAAGAIAARKAATRIVMKTIQEALRNMTLNRHIFNIYTENSSIANATSTPNAGGGKAKVGGTTGGGATAGGNVTTGGGTTAAPFVEKPKIIVNNKQKGGGKTPAVHQSYKPVNKTKKGEHAQNLTRKYVRNSAATKVVCLRMEFINDAGIPFTLLSNLKPQGYYVYGKVFELKFLMPKATGTAPKGTLDNGDVVKEAFEKKTNMGRDARVHGNKRTIRNVIPCNHRYKNAGRKIHSSNTNIRKRIKDGDASKSNVPQRTTSHDQVRKVSGQRRHSTYTSQVKKHEQKPVKKTNVEQVLRAIAKPASNTQQKNVVTETFPQLRDIIGNTMIKITFNAIDPSNVYNLLLNGRKAVSVVIAERCIFAMQVVVIVSKNPKTTTAPPTTPTTPKPATPAPPPLPPLAPEPPPPPPPPLPPPPPPIQTTRPTAPTTPTTPASTTRPTPPPPTSALPPPIAATPVSSPPTSPLLPSPPPVQTTTSLSLPSAVIIIPAGCMPTHEGNSNGACCSFPFTYKGVEQNRCIRTERNFRWCATTNNYDNDKDWGFCPHCNVAHGGTAGGDCCHFPFIYISEVHHKCIRDSKGKPWCATTYSFDLDQKWGYCGGHAPGSTPGLVLPPLPACTDSCKGSCVDSCPDYCCMWKGN